One genomic segment of Hevea brasiliensis isolate MT/VB/25A 57/8 chromosome 3, ASM3005281v1, whole genome shotgun sequence includes these proteins:
- the LOC110636100 gene encoding disease resistance protein RUN1 isoform X2, producing MDLRLEKMRLYLDIGQSDKVKFIGVWGMGGIGKTTIASVVYKQMYSQFEGSSFLADVREASKRHNGLVSLQNKLLSAILNRDLEVHDVHRGTNEIRKRLCHKKVLVILDDVDELEQLEYLIGKRDENWFGKGSRIIITTRNKHLLAHCGLDDECIYRVEKLVDHEAFQLFSSKAFKNNCPKEDYVELCNQFVSYASGLPLALSVLGSSLYTKSIKEWNSVLDRLKDIPSAEILRKLQISFDGLDEIQKKIFLDIACFFNGREDNYVRKILESCGFYPDSGIGELINKSLIIVSDKRVWMHDLLREMGQEIVRRESPKEPGKRSRIWLYEDVYHILMNDTGSEENEGIVLDLVGEKGQLIRAKGFSKMKYLRLLILQNACIFHDLEYLSNELRYLEWHEYPFKFFPSTFQPNKLVELNMQHSNLKQLWKAIKPLQLLKIIDLSYSKDLIKTPDFRDVPNLEVLNLQGCTSLVDVHQSIGVLRRLFSLNLKDCKNLVTLPNDIWNLKSLKILNLHGCSKLSKLPEGLAGMTSLEELDAAGVGSRQMTLAKPWDLLSNFLLHAERNQNPLTLAFSSLRALRKLDLSSCNLPEVPNDLSCLQSLVKLNLSGNHLLSVPSSISQLSNLVDVDFSNCTRLKSLPALPSNIEHLDMKNCTSLQILPDLVQLHRLQKLQCANCRSLQSLPDLPTSVNFLDMENCTALAILTNLFETRNVGKGFYIGFSNFSKLNYFQGKISVPFTWLRYYLLWLHEVRQLMKLEENCSVEDFEKPFPQRRILPFLELPDFYLCLPGSGICHQRPFISFLELPEFYICLPGSGIPDWFTYQGEESQLKIELPANDEWWNIAGFAVCDVVGERNVGEHITWSITVGRKSGPAECWSNHVPVPGTSQVASDHRSFFFQVNQLLDPTSDYCPTELLLIFEPKEKIKKCGIRVVYDEDIQEMIQLNKSLEDFVEVEEEEDKISERSKEKE from the exons ATGGGAGGAATAGGTAAAACAACTATTGCCAGTGTTGTATACAAGCAAATGTATTCTCAATTTGAAGGTAGTAGCTTTCTTGCAGATGTTAGAGAAGCTTCTAAAAGACATAATggtttagtttctttgcaaaacaaACTTTTATCTGCAATCTTGAATAGGGATTTAGAAGTACATGATGTTCACAGGGGAACAAACGAGATAAGAAAGAGGCTATGTCATAAAAAGGTCTTGGTCATTCTTGATGATGTTGATGAATTGGAGCAGTTAGAGTATTTAATTGGAAAAAGAGATGAAAACTGGTTTGGTAAGGGAAGCAGAATCATCATAACAACTAGAAATAAGCATTTGTTGGCCCATTGTGGATTGGATGATGAATGTATATATAGGGTTGAGAAGTTAGTTGATCATGAAGCCTTTCAACTCTTTTCTTCGAAAGCCTTTAAGAACAATTGCCCAAAAGAAGATTATGTGGAGTTGTGTAACCAATTTGTGAGTTATGCTAGTGGCCTCCCGTTAGCTCTTAGTGTTTTAGGTTCATCCTTGTACACTAAATCAATCAAAGAATGGAACAGTGTATTGGACAGATTGAAAGATATTCCAAGTGCAGAAATACTTAGAAAACTTCAAATAAgctttgatggactggatgagataCAGAAGAAAATATTTCTAGATATAGCATGTTTTTTCAATGGAAGAGAAGACAATTATgtgagaaaaatactagaaagTTGTGGATTCTACCCAGACAGCGGGATAGGAGAACTCATTAACAAATCTCTAATAATTGTATCAGATAAACGAGTGTGGATGCATGATTTACTTCGAGAAATGGGTCAAGAGATTGTTCGTCGGGAGTCTCCCAAGGAACCAGGAAAACGCAGTAGAATATGGCTATATGAAGATGTCTATCATATCTTGATGAATGATACT GGATCTGAAGAAAATGAAGGCATAGTCCTGGATTTAGTTGGTGAAAAAGGCCAATTGATCAGAGCTAAAGGTTTCTCAAAGATGAAATATCTAAGACTGCTCATTCTCCAAAATGCGTGCATTTTTCATGACCTTGAATATCTTTCAAATGAATTAAGATATCTAGAATGGCATGAATATCCTTTCAAATTTTTTCCATCAACTTTTCAACCAAATAAACTTGTTGAGCTCAACATGCAACACAGCAATTTGAAACAACTATGGAAGGCAATAAAA CCTTTACAGCTGCTGAAGATCATTGATCTTAGTTACTCTAAAGATTTAATCAAGACCCCGGACTTTAGAGATGTCCCAAACCTTGAAGTGTTGAATCTTCAAGGGTGTACAAGCCTAGTTGATGTGCACCAAAGCATTGGTGTATTGAGAAGGTTGTTCTCATTGAACCTGAAAGACTGCAAAAACCTGGTGACTCTTCCAAATGACATATGGAATTTGAAATCCCTCAAGATTCTTAATTTGCATGGCTGCTCAAAGCTTAGCAAACTGCCTGAGGGGTTGGCAGGTATGACGAGTTTGGAGGAGCTTGATGCAGCTGGAGTTGGTTCCAGACAAATGACATTGGCTAAACCATGGGATCTTCTGAGTAATTTCCTACTGCATGCTGAGAGGAACCAAAATCCCCTGACTTTGGCTTTCTCAAGTCTACGAGCTCTGAGGAAACTGGATTTGAGTTCCTGCAACCTACCAGAAGTTCCCAATGATCTGAGCTGCTTACAGTCATTGGTAAAACTAAATTTAAGTGGAAATCATCTTTTGAGTGTACCTTCAAGCATCAGCCAACTTTCTAACCTCGTAGATGTTGATTTTTCTAATTGCACAAGACTCAAGTCTTTGCCTGCTCTTCCATCTAATATTGAACATCTAGATATGAAAAATTGCACTTCATTGCAAATTCTTCCAGATCTGGTTCAACTTCATAGATTGCAAAAACTTCAGTGTGCTAATTGCAGGAGCCTTCAGTCATTGCCGGATCTTCCTACCAGTGTTAACTTTCTAGATATGGAAAATTGCACTGCACTTGCAATACTAACAAATCTATTTGAAACACGAAATGTGGGGAAGGGTTTTTATATAGGTTTCTCAAATTTTTCCAAATTGAATTACTTTCAAGGTAAAATTAGCGTGCCATTTACATGGCTCAGATATTACCTGCTTTGGTTACATGAAGTTCGGCAGCTAATGAAGTTAGAAGAAAATTGCAGTGTGGAAGATTTTGAAAAACCTTTCCCTCAG AGACGCATCCTTCCATTTTTGGAGCTCCCTGACTTCTATTTATGCTTACCGGGGAGTGGAATTTGCCATCAG AGACCTTTCATTTCATTTTTGGAGCTCCCTGAGTTCTATATATGCTTACCCGGAAGTGGAATTCCTGACTGGTTCACGTATCAGGGAGAGGAGAGTCAGTTGAAAATAGAACTACCTGCAAATGATGAGTGGTGGAATATTGCAGGTTTTGCAGTTTGTGATGTTGTTGGGGAGAGAAATGTTGGTGAACATATTACTTGGTCCATTACAGTCGGTAGAAAAAGTGGGCCAGCTGAGTGTTGGAGCAACCATGTTCCTGTCCCTGGAACTTCCCAAGTTGCGTCGGATCATCGTAGCTTCTTCTTCCAAGTGAATCAACTGCTCGATCCAACTAGTGACTACTGTCCGACTGAGCTGTTACTTATTTTTGAgcctaaagagaaaatcaagaagtGTGGAATACGCGTTGTATACGACGAAGATATACAAGAGATGATCCAATTGAACAAATCTTTAGAAGATTTTGTAGAAGTTGAGGAAGAGGAAGATAAAATCTCagaaagaagcaaagagaaagAATAA